Proteins encoded in a region of the Ptychodera flava strain L36383 chromosome 4, AS_Pfla_20210202, whole genome shotgun sequence genome:
- the LOC139131974 gene encoding uncharacterized protein, protein MAAYAGCVVRIGTDDGEFEGVLHALDGNSKKITLKKVKYLDSGKTLQGLLHFYGHEVKCLDVIEDDKVTKQKSSSLVSKNNNSKFASGSISLEVGTAIHEIHEPLVDNMSPSDQKVPSRPDKSQDSLQVQGGSSLEGAHKVSTGKSENEDVSEDNKTGTLTIQSGEDSEQFSVDYSLVDDIDEIYFAAIHHISQQKFIAINMEGVLIGRQGTICVLQVATRQHVFLFDMIKLGLRGFNQGLGEVLECKVITKVMHDCRQPSDALFHLYGLKLVNVFDTQVADVIVWRNRNGGDLPRYVRGQVACLLEHMNLTLDQVYFQRVRSKCIEIDQAVWTQRPLSQYLIEAAVKDVMYLLDLRIVLMECMLEEFTQVVDIYLSEVRDKPNETNMKSPNTSHLLPNAVYEMSLQAKQTSVRNHSRFQGIHHWDENGFRENHHRIIDPNVMWSREIWHEGKDFVQTSKSRDHVISVGARRATHLSPNQRHLSSVKNLEPGHSSGSLCHELASFQETKTLPPSKIVSSSSESDSESETSSDDEQINALVLNQMAKINVNETHSKDNSSKIDGLEIEHSTQLLTNDDRDNGRSTEGKRESNDMFNCQEKDVEKLKRVYHGEQDGRAKHKTSVLGRGLSEKRADSIKEKLTSLLEIAKNDVKNEDKMTMLSETAYQNSDGIPCIDMSTSTSSMTDMSDSFSSEDANVSPTPYKKPSQISYPPEQFMDAEDCFFLDGTLCIPTVPHTQDDVVIKDGINSEAMSYDTSLPHESFRAFVSESPEDSNIRIGKFNRADSQTCADVAGNGNQAYSESQIISDDLTTNSLLKEDGYGQITPGKTTPKLGFGRATALMSHSDMMNRSRSPKDLYLIRGSMVECDFPLDDELCHSYNRQARTRKDSQRKVN, encoded by the exons ATGGCCGCGTACGCTGGATGCGTGGTTCGCATTGGCACCGATGATGGCGAATTTGAAGGTGTTTTGCATGCCCTTGATGGAAATAGTAAGAAAATCACACTCAAGAAAG TAAAATATTTAGATTCCGGCAAAACTTTGCAAGGACTTCTTCATTTCTATGGACATGAAGTCAAATGTT TGGATGTCATAGAAGATGATAAAGTCACAAAGCAGAAATCATCATCATTGGTATCTAAGAATaataattcaaaatttgcatcaGGCAGTATTTCCCTGGAAGTTGGTACAGCTATTCATGAAATTCATGAACCACT AGTGGATAACATGAGTCCTTCAGACCAAAAAGTGCCTTCAAGACCTGATAAATCACAAGATTCACTTCAAGTTCAAGGTGGCAGTTCGCTTGAAGGTGCACACAAAGTATCAACAGGCAAAAGTGAAAATGAAGACGTCAGCGAAGACAATAAGACTGGAACAT TGACTATACAAAGTGGAGAAGACAGTGAACAGTTCAGTGTTGATTACAGCTTAGttgatgatattgatgaaaTCTACTTTGCAGCT ATTCATCATATTTCACAGCAGAAGTTCATTGCAATCAACATGGAAGGTGTTCTGATTGGCCGACAGGGTACAATTTGTGTATTACAG GTGGCAACTCGACAACATGTTTTCTTGTTTGACATGATCAAACTTGGTTTAAGGGGATTTAATCAAGGACTTGGTGAAGTGTTGGAGTGCAAGGTCATCACCAAG GTGATGCATGATTGCCGACAGCCATCTGATGCTTTATTTCATCTATATGGATTGAAATTGGTAAATGTGTTTGATACACAG GTTGCTGATGTGATTGTCTGGAGAAACAGAAATGGCGGTGACCTTCCAAGATATGTTAGAGGTCAAGTAGCATGTCTCCTGGAACACATGAACTTAACTTTGGATCAAGTTTACTTTCAGAGAGTAAGGAGCAAATGTATTGAG ATTGATCAAGCCGTGTGGACACAGAGACCATTATCACAGTATTTGATAGAAGCTGCTGTCAAAGATGTGATGTACCTTTTAGATTTACGCATTGTTTTAATGGAGTGTATGCTTGAAGAGTTTACACAGGTAGTTGATATCTACTTGAGTGAGGTTAGAGATAAACCAAATGAAACTAACATGAAATCACCG AACACCAGTCATCTATTGCCCAATGCAGTGTATGAAATGAGTCTGCAAGCCAAACAAACATCAGTCCGTAATCATTCCCGCTTCCAGGGAATTCATCATTGGGATGAGAATGGATTCCGTGAAAATCACCATCGAATTATTGATCCTAATGTTATGTGGAGTCGGGAAATCTGGCACGAAGGaaaggattttgttcaaacttcaaAAAGTAGAG ATCATGTGATATCTGTGGGAGCAAGAAGAGCTACTCATCTTTCTCCAAATCAGCGTCATCTTTCTTCAGTGAAAAATTTAGAGCCTGGTCATTCATCAGGTTCTCTGTGTCACGAGCTTGCGTCATTCCAGGAGACAAAGACTTTGCCACCTTCCAAGATAGTAAGTAGTTCATCTGAGAGTGACTCAGAGAGTGAGACTAGCTCAGATGATGAACAAATCAATGCACTAGTTCTCAATCAGATGGCTAAGATAAATGTCAATGAGACACACAGCAAAGACAACTCATCAAAGATCGATGGACTAGAAATAGAGCATAGCACACAGTTACTGACAAATGATGACAGAGACAATGGCAGATCTACTGAAGGGAAAAGAGAGAGTAACGACATGTTTAATTGTCAAGAGAAAGATGTAGAAAAGTTAAAACGAGTTTATCATGGTGAACAAGATGGAAGAGCAAAGCACAAGACAAGTGTTCTTGGAAGAGGGTTATCAGAGAAAAGAGCGGATTCAATCAAAGAGAAGCTAACATCATTGCTGGAAATTGCCAAAAATGATGTGAAGAATGAAGACAAAATGACCATGTTATCTGAGACAGCCTACCAGAATAGTGATGGTATTCCATGCATAGATATGTCCACAAGTACATCATCCATGACTGATATGTCCGACTCATTTTCATCTGAAGATGCTAATGTCTCACCAACTCCTTATAAAAAGCCTAGTCAGATTTCTTACCCACCAGAGCAGTTCATGGATGCTGAAGATTGTTTCTTCTTAGATGGCACTTTATGCATTCCAACAGTTCCACACACACAGGACGATGTTGTCATCAAAGATGGAATCAATTCTGAAGCCATGTCATACGATACAAGCCTGCCTCATGAGAGCTTCAGGGCCTTTGTCTCAGAGTCACCGGAAGACAGCAATATCAGAATTGGAAAGTTCAACAGAGCTGACAGTCAAACATGTGCTGATGTAGCTGGCAATGGAAATCAAGCTTACAGTGAGTCTCAAATTATCTCCGATGACCTCACAACAAACTCACTATTGAAAGAAGATGGTTATGGTCAGATAACACCTGGTAAAACTACTCCAAAACTTGGTTTTGGAAGAGCGACAGCTTTGATGTCACACAGTGATATGATGAACAGATCAAGATCACCAAAG GATCTGTATCTAATTCGAGGTAGCATGGTTGAGTGTGACTTCCCATTAGATGATGAATTATGTCATTCTTACAACAGACAAGCAAGAACAAGAAAAGATTCACAGAGGAAAGTCAATTGA
- the LOC139131976 gene encoding uncharacterized protein, with product MAETLPVEVVSHIMRYLSLSDRKDAALVNKKWYEAAMDPILQQDVVINFHTPSITEAPIIGFGRRKSPNLVLNNIDGSSHSREVIQKACQYMGLNLHSLSLKGSDITEGTFMSIVPYCHHLVSLDLSCCNSLFMSGKLLEKPKDQEKVKSALHNLKELNLSSIRFLSDSLFSRIMSCVPNVEKLALASCHLAIEFDPYRGHKGRNSESILTFANVLKYIKGHARTLKSLDLSRTAVTNECLTSLVNVPDLQLREISLKSCRDLSDEGIAVLAKTQTGLRKIDISSCQDLQDRSVVAIQQHLHELEHLNIAKCRYISDVAVKELCLWLPNLTYINMSDCYQLTSQALIKGLCPSNTSSIVSLYLNCCSLVQDDVVLAMSKVMKDLTELELSSCFPLTDKSVNIIAKSFGKLRLLRLGWCKEITDVGLLGLEKYIYQDEDDCKEDVKPNGREGLKMKIPGKQNEYSSGRFSRNYGNIGMFSAPADGESNPPKKISYSEIEKEMRKDKNTAIYMLRGLQSLSLNACQHITDVGISLGIRFCELKHLDLSMCPKITDEGLKAIAQNNRSLEEVRVSQCQKITDTGVTMVARNLIRLVLLDLSSCDNVTDQSLVSLSKYCRCLRHLDVSMCGQITRDGVDKLANKIKDLAVQARYIGGGLEYEVFVS from the exons ATGGCGGAGACACTCCCCGTAGAG GTGGTATCACACATAATGAGATATTTGAGTTTATCTGACCGGAAAGATGCAGCACTGGTCAATAAGAAGTGGTATGAAGCTGCAATGGATCCAATATTACAGCAAGATGTTGTCATTAATTTCCACACACCGTCCATAACAGAGGCACCTATAATTGGTTTTGGGAGGCGTAAAAGTCCAAACCTGGTGCTCAACAACATTGATGGTTCATCACACTCCAGGGAAGTCATCCAAAAAGCTTGTCAGTACATGGGTTTAAACTTACATTCCCTGTCTCTGAAAGGATCGGACATCACAGAGGGAACTTTCATGTCAATAGTTCCGTACTGTCACCATCTTGTGAGTTTAGACCTTAGCTGTTGCAATAGTTTATTCATGTCTGGTAAGCTGTTGGAAAAACCCAAAGATCAGGAAAAAGTAAAATCTGCTCTACATAATCTGAAAGAGTTGAATCTCAGCTCAATAAGGTTCTTATCTGATTCACTGTTCAGTAGAATTATGTCATGTGTTCCAAATGTTGAGAAGTTAGCTCTGGCTTCGTGTCATCTAGCTATTGAGTTTGACCCCTACAGAGGTCATAAAGGACGCAACTCAGAATCAATACTGACATTTGCCAATGTGTTGAAGTACATCAAAGGGCATGCCAGAACACTAAAGTCTTTAGACTTAAGTAGAACAGCTGTCACCAATGAATGTCTCACATCTCTCGTCAATGTACCAGATCTACAACTTAGAGAGATATCACTCAAGTCATGCAGAGATCTCTCTGACGAAGGCATAGCTGTCCTTGCGAAAACACAGACTGGTCTAAGAAAAATAGACATCAGCTCCTGTCAAGATCTACAAGACAGATCAGTTGTGGCCATCCAACAACATCTGCATGAACTTGAACACTTGAACATTGCAAAGTGTAGATACATCAGTGATGTTGCTGTGAAGGAACTCTGCTTATGGCTTCCTAACCTGACCTATATCAACATGTCTGACTGCTACCAACTCACTTCCCAGGCATTGATTAAAGGACTCTGTCCATCAAATACTTCCAGCATTGTCTCTCTATATCTGAACTGCTGCAGTTTAGTCCAAGATGATGTAGTGTTGgccatgtcaaaggtcatgaaagaTTTGACAGAGCTAGAACTGAGCTCATGTTTCCCACTCACTGATAAGAGTGTTAATATCATAGCCAAGTCATTTGGAAAGCTTCGATTGTTGAGGTTGGGATGGTGTAAAGAAATAACCGATGTTGGACTTCTTGGATTAGAGAAGTACATCTATCAGGATGAAGATGATTGCAAGGAGGATGTAAAACCAAATGGAAGGGAAggtctgaaaatgaaaattccagggaaacAAAATGAATACAGCAGTGGAAGGTTTTCCAGAAATTATGGCAACATTGGAATGTTTAGTGCTCCTGCTGATGGTGAAAGCAATCCCCCAAAGAAAATCTCCTACTCGGAGATAGAAAAAGAAATGCGGAAAGATAAGAATACAGCCATATATATGCTGCGAGGGttgcaaagtttaagtctgaatGCCTGTCAACACATCACAGATGTGGGCATTTCTTTAGGTATTAGATTCTGTGAATTGAAGCATTTAGATCTCAGCATGTGTCCAAAGATAACTGATGAAGGCCTTAAAGCTATCGCCCAGAATAACAGAAGTTTAGAAGAAGTTCGTGTCAGTCAGTGTCAGAAAATAACTGATACAGGTGTTACCATGGTTGCAAGGAATTTAATCCGATTGGTTCTACTTGACCTGTCAAGTTGTGACAATGTGACTGACCAATCACTGGTGTCCCTTTCAAAGTATTGTCGTTGTCTTAGACATCTTGATGTGTCTATGTGCGGACAGATCACAAGGGATGGTGTTGACAAACTTGCCAACAAAATCAAAGATCTAGCTGTACAAGCCAGATATATTGGTGGAGGTCTGGAGTATGAAGTGTTTGTTTCCTAA